The following DNA comes from Verrucomicrobiia bacterium.
ATATGAAGATTATGACCACCCTTTCAATTATAGCTGGACACGAGTGCGCTGCCGCGCAGCCGTCCCAAGTCCCGCAGGGACGCCCGACCTTAGCCCAGCCATTTATGGCTGGGTTTTAATTGGTGTCCAATCAAGTCCCGCATGGGACGAAAGAAGTGTAAAAAATTAACGTAGCGTGATCCGTCAACATCCCAAAAACTCGAAAACCCCCGCGTGCCTTAGGACAACGGCATTTTCCCATTCCGCGTCACTCATGTTTTTCCCGGCTCCCCGGCGTCTCGCAACCAATCATACCACGCATCCAGTCCGTCGCCGCGCGTTGCGGACACGCGAAAAATTTTTGCGCGCGGATTCAATTCGTGCACGCGTTTTTCAAACGCCGCCACGTCGAATTGCACATGCGGCAGCAAATCCATTTTGTTCAACACCACCGCGTCCGCCCCGCGAAACATGTGGGGATACTTCGCCGGTTTGTCATCGCCTTCAGTCACCGAGGCCACCACCGCGCGCGCCTGTTCGCCGAGGTCGAACATCGCGGGACAAACGAGATTGCCCACGTTCTCAATCATCACCAGCGAACGCGCCGGTGGATCGAGTTGCCTCAAGGCGCGGCCCACCATCGCGGCGTCGAGATGACAACCCGCGCCGGTATTGATCTGCACCACACTTGCGCCCGCGGCGCGAATGCGCTCGCCATCACGCGTCGTTTCCTGGTCGCCTTCAATCACGCGCAGGTTCAGCGCCGAACCGCGTTCGCGAATGGTGCGTTCGAGCAGCGTGGTTTTTCCCGCGCCGGGCGAACTCATCAAATTCACCGCGCGAATGGCCCGTCCTTCCAGCCACCCGCGATTTTGCTCCGCAAGGCGGTCATTTTTTAAAAGAACCTCGTGCTCAAGACTGACGACCGAGCCGTGGCTGTGAGTATGCCCATTCCCATGCTCGTGTTCATGAGAATGCCCGTGCTCGTGAGAATGTTCATGGCCATGCGAGTGGGAATGAGAATGCGAATGGCCATCGCCGTGTTCATGATGATGTTCGTGCTCATCCTTGTGGTGATGGTCGTGCGAATGGACGAATTCATTTCCGGCGGCATCCACGTGGACATGCTCGCCGGTTTGTAAGTTGGTCACAGTGACTTTGTTTCCTTCTGAACATCCACAAGTGGCGCACATATCATTCAATCTCCATCGCTTTGATTTTTAATTCTTCGCCGGACAGCCAATCCACGTCGCTACTTCCGCAAACGCAGCGCGCGAACACCGCGTCCATGTCAAACTCCGCGCCGCACTTGCGGCACTTCCCACGGCCCGGCGGCTGGACGATTTCCAGTTCCGCGCCCTCTGCGACCGTGCCTTCGGCGACCAGTTCAAAACAAAAACGCACCGCATCCGGCAGCACGCACGAAAGTTTTCCGATTTCCAAAATCACCCGCCGCACCTTCCGGTCCTGTGCGCGTTGCGTCACGACTTCCACGATCTCCTGCGTCAGCCCCAGTTCATGCATGCGAACCGCCCGGGACGTTCAACAGTTTGTCGGCCATACATCAGTATAGTTCCGGGTTGCCGCATCGCCAAAAAATATTTCACCACGCAAAAGATCCCGGCATCGGCCATCACCTAAGTTGTGTATTGCACCATTAAAACTGCCGCTTGCAAGTTGACGCGCCGCTGGAACGCCAACAAACTTCCTAAAGTGCAGCCATCAACGACAACGCGTTTGAGAGTCAGCGTTCGCGGCGCGGTGCAGGGCGTCGGCTTTCGGCCTTTTATTTATCGGCTTGCGAACGAACTTGGGCTCGTTGGCTGGGTAAATAATTCGAGCGCGGGAGTCATGGCGGAAGTCGAGGGCGCGCGCCACGCGGTCGAAAATTTTCTCGTGCGGATTGAATCCGAAAAACCGCCGCGAAGTTTCATTCAAAGTCTGGAAAGCTCGTGGCTCGACACCGCCGGCTATAAAACTTTTGAGATTCGCGAGTCCGATTCCGGCGGTGAAAAAACCGCGCTCGTGCTGCCCGACATTGCTATGTGCGCGGAATGCGTCGTGGAAATTTTTGACCCGCGCAACCGCCGTTTTCGCTACCCCTTCA
Coding sequences within:
- the hypA gene encoding hydrogenase maturation nickel metallochaperone HypA translates to MHELGLTQEIVEVVTQRAQDRKVRRVILEIGKLSCVLPDAVRFCFELVAEGTVAEGAELEIVQPPGRGKCRKCGAEFDMDAVFARCVCGSSDVDWLSGEELKIKAMEIE
- the hypB gene encoding hydrogenase nickel incorporation protein HypB; this translates as MTNLQTGEHVHVDAAGNEFVHSHDHHHKDEHEHHHEHGDGHSHSHSHSHGHEHSHEHGHSHEHEHGNGHTHSHGSVVSLEHEVLLKNDRLAEQNRGWLEGRAIRAVNLMSSPGAGKTTLLERTIRERGSALNLRVIEGDQETTRDGERIRAAGASVVQINTGAGCHLDAAMVGRALRQLDPPARSLVMIENVGNLVCPAMFDLGEQARAVVASVTEGDDKPAKYPHMFRGADAVVLNKMDLLPHVQFDVAAFEKRVHELNPRAKIFRVSATRGDGLDAWYDWLRDAGEPGKT